Proteins encoded in a region of the Penaeus vannamei isolate JL-2024 chromosome 30, ASM4276789v1, whole genome shotgun sequence genome:
- the LOC113800872 gene encoding uncharacterized protein C2orf42, protein MAMRDASSLGAIVVGCQQTTRELLRHLNHSAVTGWNERMPREDKRATFLTDLGRATMRGVRKCHKCGTLNGTRGFSCKNKSCDVIFKEAGEKRKLSTEACRITAGTDAQIYSVRVRDKGPDYRGFVQLPLIQSMDGSGDIFIGAEPLDDPVLLVQMGARCYVEPCQRNYEKIINQPVPCSHIRAASQCFKEAQSLTLKNSVLNSLPIPQSVKSDIWQLATDTPGPLVQRVSKNIMVVKCKPEPLHPLGFLHFSFQQVRNKEEMEYKYYCGCRAFKIQPAARDVTFRKCVHLYACVVAFASDLQLAQEFSYYINLIQSDVSQSPNLSVSSAAGDDNSVGIGESSSGLGGVGERSFFILNDSGDSQCQVEVEVLQEDSTTILEGIPISPAENLVTQEEIEGKLEIQLRTPEGIHLRTSDGGTISVHQIPDNLPVPGMKRRQDDSVVQASSALLTLQESGTKKMSSPRRPLTGACARKAKEPVDENTASFSFMSWLGSVTERINQTMHYGFNGKPDPLIFHMPKLFFECLMERINARSKKKRLPNETQTLLRKDSLPVGRFTKYTWKIVSDLHVRQIFDSPEMPLEMTRSFIQNRDGTYKLYQHPEEDSVFAKGSPNQPLLRPQGYKTRLRVGTTAPGQKEPTPFIIEWIPDILPKSLIGELRIKFEFDHLHNGQLLTQRELRGTQAGAQTIATVRSHGPLLAPRPQPQQSHQQSSQTPTQQISTADHIISIPITSEGMQSTENIATILTF, encoded by the exons ATGGCGATGCGCGACGCAAGCTCGTTGGGCGCCATTGTCGTCGGATGTCAACAAACCACTCGTGAACTCCTAAGACACCTCAATCACTCGGCGGTCACAGGCTGGAACGAGAGG ATGCCTCGGGAAGATAAACGTGCAACATTTCTAACGGATTTGGGCCGTGCCACAATGAGAGGGGTACGGAAGTGCCATAAATGTGGTACTTTGAACGGCACCCGAGGTTTCTCCTGTAAGAATAAATCTTGTGATGTTATTTTCAAAGAAGCTGGAGAAAAGCGAAAATTGTCAACTGAAGCATGCCGAATAACAGCTGGTACAGATGCTCAG ATATATTCTGTTAGAGTGCGTGATAAAGGTCCAGATTATCGAGGATTCGTCCAGCTGCCCCTTATTCAGTCGATGGACGGATCTGGTGATATATTTATTGGAGCTGAACCACTAGATGACCCTGTTCTGCTCGTCCAGATGGGAGCCAGGTGTTATGTTGAACCTTGCCAACGTAACTATGAAAAAATAATC AATCAGCCAGTTCCATGTTCACACATCAGAGCTGCCTCACAGTGTTTCAAAGAAGCGCAGTCTCTCACGCTGAAAAATTCAGTCCTCAACTCTTTACCAATACCACAGTCTGTTAAATCTGACATATGGCAGCTGGCGACGGACACTCCAGGTCCTCTTGTCCAGAGAGTGTCCAAGAACATCATGGTTGTCAAATGTAAACCAGAACCTCTTCATCCTCTCGGCTTCTTACACTTTAGTTTTCAGCAA gttcgaaataaagaagaaatggaatacaAATATTACTGTGGTTGTCGAGCTTTCAAAATACAGCCCGCAGCTCGAGATGTGACTTTCCGCAAGTGTGTCCACCTTTATGCCTGTGTTGTGGCCTTTGCAAGTGATCTCCAGCTAGCTCAAGAATTCTCATACTATATTAATTTGATTCAAAG TGATGTGAGTCAGTCTCCAAACCTTAGTGTGAGTAGTGCAGCGGGAGACGACAACAGTGTGGGCATCGGAGAAAGCAGCAGTGGGCTCGGTGGAGTAGGAGAGAGATCCTTCTTTATCCTGAATGACTCGGGGGATTCCCAGTgccaggtggaggtggaggtcctGCAGGAGGACTCGACTACGATCCTCGAAGGGATTCCAATATCACCTGCGGAAAATCTAGTGACACAG gaggaaatagaagggaagTTAGAGATCCAGTTGAGAACACCTGAAGGCATACACCTGCGAACATCGGACGGTGGGACGATATCTGTTCACCAAATACCTGACAATCTCCCAGTGCCGGGCATGAAGAGGAGGCAAGATGACTCGGTAGTACAGGCAAGCTCGGCCCTTCTCACCCTGCAAGAGAGCGGCACCAAAAAG aTGTCATCACCAAGAAGACCCCTCACAGGAGCATGTGCCAGAAAGGCAAAGGAACCGGTGGATGAAAACACGGCTTCGTTTAGCTTCATGTCTTGGCTAGGGAGTGTCACGGAGAGGATCAACCAGACCATGCATTATGGGTTCAATGGGAAGCCAGATCCACTCATTTTCCACATGCCAAAGCTGTTCTTCGAGTGTCTTATGGAAAGAATAAATGCCAGATCCAAAAAGAAAAGGCTGCCCAACGAGACCCAGACGTTGCTGAGGAAGGATTCCTTACCTGTTGGAAGATTTACAAAGTACACTTGGAAAATTGTAAGCGACCTCCATGTGCGGCAGATCTTTGATAGTCCGGAAATGCCCCTGGAAATGACTCGCAGTTTCATACAGAATCGTGATGGTACTTACAAATTATACCAACATCCAGAAGAAGACTCTGTTTTTGCTAAGGGAAGTCCAAACCAACCTCTTTTACGCCCCCAAGGATACAAAACCAGGTTACGTGTTGGTACTACTGCCCCGGGACAGAAGGAGCCGACTCCATTCATCATCGAATGGATCCCTGATATACTGCCCAAGTCTCTGATCGGCGAGCTACGGATAAAGTTTGAGTTCGACCACCTACACAACGGACAGCTCCTTACCCAGAGAGAGTTGAGAGGGACACAGGCCGGGGCACAGACCATCGCAACAGTCAGGAGCCACGGCCCTCTCCTGGCACCACGACCCCAGCCTCAGCAGTCCCACCAGCAGTCATCTCAGACTCCAACGCAGCAGATCTCCACAGCTGATCATATAATTAGCATACCCATAACATCGGAAGGCATGCAGTCGACGGAAAATATTGCAACCATTTTAACATTTTAA